TCGGACGACTCGAGAAGTTGCGAAGCCTACTGATCGCTACCTTTTGGGCCGCGGTGGCAGAATTGCTGACAGGTTTGCTATGGACAGCGAACTTAAGCGATTCGTACAAAGTCTCTTTCCCGGCGTTATGCCAACCGGTGTAGCGAGTTATATTTACTATGATGGGGAAGGGCATGGACTCGATCCGCACATCGACACGGAAGTCTATGAGATAAACGTTATCGTGATGCTTGAGCACGTGCTTCCTGTAAGCGGCGAACCCTCCCATCTTCTCATATATGAAAACGATGTTGTGCCCAATCGCGTGCTGCTTGTGCCCGGCGAAGTTCTCATACTCAACGCTGGCAGCGTGGTGCATGCTCGAGAAGATATGGCACGTGGAGAGAAGGTCAGTATTCTGACGGTAGGCTTCTCATATGAGTTGCCGTGAGCAATTCGAAGGCTATATCGCTTGGGATTCACGTCGGTCACGACGCTGCCTGTGCAGTGGCTATCGACGGCCATTTAGTGGCTGCGATCCAGCAGGAACGCGTCACTAGACGGAAGCATGATGGACAAGAGTGCCTGTCAAATCGGCTGCCTATTCATGAGGTTCTACAGGCGGCAGGTGTATCTATCGACGACGTTCAGCGTATTGTCAGTAGCCACCAATCTGCGGCGCCAGGCGGCATCGGGTTTGGTAAAGAACTTGTTTCTCCCGACTTCTCGAGATTCACTCCAACGGATTCACGGCACTTTGCAATTTCGCATCATCTGGCGCACGCCTATTGTGTCGCGCCATATTTGAATGGTGATGATTGTGCGATCCTTGTTACTGATCTTGCTGGCTCGACTACGCACGACGGTAAAGACTACGAGATGTCATTTAGCGAACTGGTTGCAACTTTAAGAGTTTTGCGCGAGGCAAGTCCTGTTAGAACAGAATGTTTGTCCATTTACAAATGGGAAGGAGGCCGCCCGTTTCTTGTTGATCGAGAATTCGCCATTCCACACAGCGAGCCCGACTGCTTCGTTTTTAGTCCTGCCAGCCTTTATGACAATGCCTCGCAATCGGTGTTTGCCAAGCCGAATTGCTACGGGCAATTGATGGCGCTCGCGTCGTATGGCGCGGTCACCAAAAACGCAGTTAGCCTTTCTATCGACGAAATTTGCCAAGTGCATGAGCACTCTGTTGCTTGGCTCAATGGATGGCAAAGCAAGGCGTTCCTGTCGCCATTGAACTTTGAGGGTGCAGCCGCATTTGCTTCGGTGGTGCAACGGTGTACAGAGGAGTCCATCCTTGCCTATGCACGCCGAGCCTACCGTTTAACTGGTGCCAAGCGCTTGGCCGTATCGGGAGGGCTATTTCTCAACATTAATACTAACAGCAGACTCGCGTATTCAGGCTTGTTCGAACACATCTCCGTTCCAAGCGCGCCCGGAGACGCCGGTATTGCTGTCGGCTGTGCAATGTATGGTCAAGCGTCCCTGGGGGTCGACTTGAGAGGTGCGCGAAGTAGCTCCGACAGGCTTGGGCCCGTATACGCTGCGTCGTCGATACGTAAATCGGCTGAATCGTTTGCGCCACTAGTTATGATCGAAACACTATCGGTTCCACGAGTAGCAAGTGATCTACGCTCGGGTCACATTGTTGCCCGTTGTTCGGGTCGGTCCGAGTTCGGACCCCGTGCATTGGGAGGAAGAAGTCTGCTAGCTTCACCATTGGATGCAGAAACCAAGAACCGGCTCAATCAACTTAAGGGGCGACAGCATTGGCGCCCGGTTGCCCCAGTCGTTCTTGAAGAGCGCTTTGCTGATTACTTTGAAGGGCCTCCAGCAAGCCCGTTCATGAGCTTCGTGCATAAGGTTAAGCCGGAGCAGCGGTCAGTACTATTGGCGTTGGAGCATCCGGATCACTCGACTCGAGCGCAAACGTTGGATACGCATTCAGACGCAGCACTTCGAGAACTACTGCTGGCGTTTGAGCAACTCACGGGTCACGCCATGCTTGTCAATACCTCCCTAAATGGACCCGATGAACCGATTGTTGAAACCCCGGAGGAAGCTTTAAGATTCTTCATAAAAAATGCGGCCATCGACGCACTTATAATTGAAAATCTGTACTTGCGAAGAGCGCGTAGGTGGGATGAGGAAAAGTGGAAATGCACCGAGATTAGACTTGCTTCCGACTGTATCACGGGCGGATTCGTTGGGCACAACGGGCGCGAGTCTCGTATCTACCGTGCGTCGAAGTCGATTGAGGTAAGTGAGGAGTGTTGTGCACTTTTGACTTCTCATGCGCTGGATTTTTTGCCCACGCTGGAATTTTTACAGCTTGCGCAGAGTATTTCTGCGTCTGTACCTGACGAACTGCACAAACTCGTCGCCGACGGCTGGTTGGAATGGCGTCGCGCATGACGCCCCACGCCGGCCCAGCCGACGAATTACGCGTTCGCCCCCACAGCGAGATACCTCCACGCTCTCGCGGTTCATCTGCTTCCTGGTCTTGTCTGCGCAATGGGCCTTAAGATTGGCATTCCAGACCCATTCGATCCTGGGCTGCTGGGCTTTGTCCCGTTTCGCTCTCGCGCTCAGCATGACTGCGTTCTGCGTCGCACCACGTAACGACGATAAGCCGACGGGGCAATGTGCAGAGCCGTGCAGGTCGGCTCCAGTGAAGCGCCCCGGGTTTGAACTGACCCCCAGAAGTTGGACAAACTTCGAGGGGGTTTCATGAAAAGGTATCAAACAGAGTTCAAGCTCAAGGTGGTCAAGAGCTTTTTGGCTGGAGACGGCGGAGCGAAACTGCTGGCGCGGCAGTGGTCAGTGTCTGAGGAGAAGATCCGCACGTGGGTGAGCCACTACCGCCTGCACGGCATTGACGGTTTGCGACCCAAGCGCAGCACGTACAGTGCGCAGTTCAAGCTAAAGGTACTGTCCCACCAGGACCGCGAACAGCTATCGAGCCGCCAGGTTGCCGCGATCTATGACATCCGTAATCCCAACCAAGTCGTGGTCTGGCGACGCAAGCTCGATGAAGGCGGCGTTGAAGCCCTCTGGAATAGAGAGCAAGGGCACCCCAGTATGAAGAAAGACCAACACTGCCCAGCGCCACCAAGCATATCCACCACCGATTCGGTGCAGGCGCTGCGCGAAGAGAACGAGCAACTACGCGCTGAGATGGCCTACCTAAAAAAATTGCAAGCCTTGATCCGGTCGAAAGGATCAGTTGCGCCGACAAAGCGCGTCTGATTGCCGGGTTGAGGCGTCACCATAAATTGGCGGACCTGCTGCAGATAGCAGGCCTGGCGCGCAGTACGTTCAATTACCACTGCGCAGCCCAGCGCGGGAACCAGCAGAGCGCCATGGAGCCCAGGATCCGCGCTGTCTATGACGAGCACAAGGGCCGCTACGGATACAGGCGAAGAAGCGCTCCCGAAACGTCCCAGGCATTAGCGATGCGCACGTACCGAACGTTCTGAAGCGCGACTTTTTTGCGGCATCGCCAAACCAGAAATGGGTGACGGATGTAACCGAGTTCAATGTGAAGGGCCACAAACTCTATCTATCAGCCTGTATGGACCTCTACAACGGCGAGATCATCGCGCACCAAATGGCAAGGCGTCCCGTCTTCGAGCTGGTTCCCAGCACGCTTCGGGCAGCGCTTTCGCAGATCGCCTGTACCGCGGAACTGATCGTCCACTCAGACCAAGGCTGGCACTACAAGATGAAGCCTTATCGAGAAATCCTCGCGCAGCGTGGAGTCAAACAAAGCATGAGCCGTAAGGGCAACTGCCTTGACAACGCGGCAATTGAGAGCTTCTTCGGCACGCTGAAGGCCGAGAATTTCAACCTTGAAGCACCCAATAGCCTAGAAGCGCTTGAAGCGGGCGTAGATGATTACGTCCGCTATTACAACCACGAGCGAATAGAGCTCAGACTGAAAGGGCTTAGCCCGGTGGGTTATCGGCTGAGAAACACCGCCTAGTTGGCGGCATGGCAACCGTCCAACTTCTGGGGGTCAGTTCAAATCCGGGGCGCTTCACTTGCTACACAGGTGGCGCCGAACGGAGACGCACTACTTTCAGGCAGGGTTGTACACGACATAGAGAGTGACCGCTCCTGCGAAAACTTCAGCATCGCTGCTGGCAAGCATCATGACCGTCTCACTTTCCTTGATTACCTGCAGTTGTGGCGCTCTCCCAGTCAGCGCTTCGGCGCCACTTGACAGAGAGGCCGCGAGAGTTCCGTCGCAAGAGACATTCACTGGTTCTATCGACCAAAAAGCTGCGTTCTGTCCCTTGAGCGCGCAAAACTCTGCACGGTTGTGGGCGATCTCCACGCATTCACGCCACGCTCTTTGTAGAAATTCGTCTCTGAGGTCACTGAGGCTCGGGAGCGGTCCCATCCTTAAATCATTCAAGGTCGGTACGCCGGACCGAATAAGTTCGGCAACTTTCTCGCGCACTTGGAAGACCTGCTCATGCCGACCGCCCGATAAGGGAGCAAGGTCTTTCGTCGCGCGATAGAGCACTGCGGCGAGTTCCTGCGAGCGCGACACGCGCGGCGGCGCGAATCCTAGCGCAGGGGCCGAAGCAATGAGCGAACTCCAAGGCACCCAGACCTCATCAAGGATGAGAACCGGCAAGCTACCTCCGTATCCGTCTGCATAGACGGAAATAGCAATTCCTATACCCGCTGGGGTCGCGTTATGACTTTTGGAAAGCACTTCAGACTGTACGCGACCCGACCACATCTCAAAGACCGCTTCCCACTCATGCGATAAGGCGCTGATTCCCTTCATTGCTCCGAGGGGGTATGCAAATGTGTCAGTGCCATCCTGCCGGAATGGCACCCGTAACGTCGCAACTGCGTCTAAGGAAAGTGGTTGTTCTGCTCCCTCAAGGAGTTCTCGTCCTATCGCCCGAAAATGGTCCTTTAGAGTGCGGCGATCGCTTAATTGGATCCGATTTCTTACATGTAGGCGGGGTATTAAGCGCGTGCACTTCGATACGCTGGTGGCGAAGACAAACTCACGCGAAACCGTTACGCTACCAAGCATTTCGTTCCGCGTTGCCGAAACTTCCGGCATCGCGGTCGCGTGTTGGAAGATGTCCAGTGCGCTCAGCGTGAGGCGACGGCCGGACAGCGAGGCCATTCCCTGCACGGCCTGCGCTTGATCATAGTATTCAAACCTTCCTTTACTTCCTGGCGCCGGTCCCACGATAGGTGTTTGGGTCACAGGTAAAACGTCGGCCGGAAGACCGCTTTGCTCCGCTTTGGTAACATCGGTTAGCTCAACGAAAGCTCGTCGTTGAGGGTTGCCCAAAGCCGCGGTTATGCATTCAAGCTGCAAAGAGTCCTTTTCGGCCTTGCCATCTCGCGAGTGCCCGGTTCTCGCGTCTGAGCGCGTCACGTAGGAAACAAAGCTGTCGACCGGCTGTTCAGCGAGCGCGTCCAAGGTCTCGATAC
The sequence above is a segment of the Methyloversatilis sp. RAC08 genome. Coding sequences within it:
- a CDS encoding IS3 family transposase — translated: MKRDFFAASPNQKWVTDVTEFNVKGHKLYLSACMDLYNGEIIAHQMARRPVFELVPSTLRAALSQIACTAELIVHSDQGWHYKMKPYREILAQRGVKQSMSRKGNCLDNAAIESFFGTLKAENFNLEAPNSLEALEAGVDDYVRYYNHERIELRLKGLSPVGYRLRNTA
- a CDS encoding helix-turn-helix domain-containing protein, whose product is MKRYQTEFKLKVVKSFLAGDGGAKLLARQWSVSEEKIRTWVSHYRLHGIDGLRPKRSTYSAQFKLKVLSHQDREQLSSRQVAAIYDIRNPNQVVVWRRKLDEGGVEALWNREQGHPSMKKDQHCPAPPSISTTDSVQALREENEQLRAEMAYLKKLQALIRSKGSVAPTKRV
- a CDS encoding carbamoyltransferase C-terminal domain-containing protein: MSNSKAISLGIHVGHDAACAVAIDGHLVAAIQQERVTRRKHDGQECLSNRLPIHEVLQAAGVSIDDVQRIVSSHQSAAPGGIGFGKELVSPDFSRFTPTDSRHFAISHHLAHAYCVAPYLNGDDCAILVTDLAGSTTHDGKDYEMSFSELVATLRVLREASPVRTECLSIYKWEGGRPFLVDREFAIPHSEPDCFVFSPASLYDNASQSVFAKPNCYGQLMALASYGAVTKNAVSLSIDEICQVHEHSVAWLNGWQSKAFLSPLNFEGAAAFASVVQRCTEESILAYARRAYRLTGAKRLAVSGGLFLNINTNSRLAYSGLFEHISVPSAPGDAGIAVGCAMYGQASLGVDLRGARSSSDRLGPVYAASSIRKSAESFAPLVMIETLSVPRVASDLRSGHIVARCSGRSEFGPRALGGRSLLASPLDAETKNRLNQLKGRQHWRPVAPVVLEERFADYFEGPPASPFMSFVHKVKPEQRSVLLALEHPDHSTRAQTLDTHSDAALRELLLAFEQLTGHAMLVNTSLNGPDEPIVETPEEALRFFIKNAAIDALIIENLYLRRARRWDEEKWKCTEIRLASDCITGGFVGHNGRESRIYRASKSIEVSEECCALLTSHALDFLPTLEFLQLAQSISASVPDELHKLVADGWLEWRRA